Proteins from one Thermobifida alba genomic window:
- the pabB gene encoding aminodeoxychorismate synthase component I → MRVLIVDNHDSYTYNLVQLVAGVLGTEPLVLTNDDPRWRDLEPADFDAAVISPGPGTPRRADDLGQSPRVLAAPGLPVLGVCLGHQAIAHHAGAVVAAAPTPRHGHLSRVRHDGSALFADIPQDFTAVRYHSLCVAPPLPEALEATAWAEDGVVMALRHRVLPHWGVQFHPESVASEHGRTLVANFARMAAEHRRLAAGRPGGAAERRGGARAGAGRAPGVPPGRRDTRTASAGGRRPRPGTLRFRVLERALDTEAVFLACYARREYAFWLDSSLVGGTARFSFLGGLDGPHGEVLTYRVGDGAVRVRRADGTVGEEAGTVFDVLAARVAPVPAAHPGLPFDFAGGYVGYLGYELKADCGGAAAHRAATPDAVWLRCDRFVAVDHVADRTYLVAADGDEEWLEATERALADLRPVPGVPAVRGVDPAGAAERSRAGYLADVKECLGELAAGESYEICLTNRVRLPAPADGTAFYRRLRRANPAPYAALLHLGETAVYSASPERFLRVGWDGSAESRPIKGTAPRHGDPGRDARSREALLRDPKTRAENLMIVDLLRNDLGRVCEVGSVEVPAFLAVESYATVHQLVSTVRGRLRPDRSAVDAVTACFPPGSMTGAPKKRTMRILDRLETSARGVYSGALGYLSYSGTADLSVVIRAAVRHGGELTVGAGGAVVLDSVPEREHDEMLLKAAVPLRALERREPAPAHHRDGLGGR, encoded by the coding sequence GTGCGGGTGCTGATCGTGGACAACCACGACTCCTACACCTACAACCTCGTCCAGTTGGTCGCCGGGGTGCTCGGCACCGAACCACTGGTCCTCACCAACGACGACCCGCGCTGGCGGGACCTGGAACCGGCCGACTTCGACGCCGCGGTGATCTCCCCCGGCCCCGGCACCCCGCGGCGCGCGGACGACCTGGGGCAGAGTCCGCGGGTGCTGGCCGCACCGGGGCTGCCGGTCCTGGGCGTGTGCCTGGGCCACCAGGCCATCGCCCACCACGCCGGGGCCGTGGTCGCCGCGGCCCCCACCCCCCGGCACGGCCACCTGAGCCGGGTGCGCCACGACGGCTCCGCGCTGTTCGCGGACATCCCGCAGGACTTCACCGCGGTGCGCTACCACTCGCTGTGCGTGGCCCCGCCGCTGCCCGAGGCCCTGGAAGCCACCGCGTGGGCTGAGGACGGCGTGGTCATGGCGCTGCGCCACCGCGTCCTGCCGCACTGGGGCGTGCAGTTCCACCCCGAGTCCGTGGCCAGCGAGCACGGCCGCACCCTCGTCGCCAACTTCGCCCGCATGGCCGCAGAGCACCGCCGACTGGCCGCCGGACGCCCCGGGGGAGCCGCCGAGCGGCGCGGCGGTGCGCGGGCCGGGGCGGGGCGCGCACCCGGCGTCCCGCCGGGACGCCGGGACACGCGGACCGCATCCGCGGGCGGGCGCCGACCGCGCCCCGGGACGCTGCGCTTCCGGGTCCTGGAGCGCGCCCTGGACACCGAGGCGGTGTTCCTGGCGTGCTACGCGCGGCGGGAGTACGCCTTCTGGCTGGACAGCAGCCTCGTCGGCGGCACCGCGCGGTTCTCGTTCCTGGGCGGCCTCGACGGCCCGCACGGCGAGGTGCTCACCTACCGGGTGGGCGACGGCGCGGTGCGGGTGCGCCGCGCCGACGGCACGGTCGGCGAGGAGGCGGGCACGGTCTTCGACGTGCTCGCCGCGCGGGTGGCCCCCGTCCCCGCCGCCCACCCCGGGCTGCCCTTCGACTTCGCCGGCGGCTACGTCGGCTACCTCGGCTACGAGCTCAAGGCCGACTGCGGCGGCGCGGCCGCGCACCGCGCCGCCACCCCCGACGCGGTGTGGCTGCGCTGCGACCGGTTCGTGGCGGTCGACCACGTCGCCGACCGCACCTACCTGGTCGCCGCCGACGGGGACGAGGAGTGGCTGGAGGCGACCGAGCGGGCCCTGGCCGACCTGCGTCCCGTGCCCGGGGTGCCCGCGGTGCGGGGGGTGGACCCGGCGGGCGCCGCGGAGCGCTCCCGCGCCGGGTACCTGGCCGACGTCAAGGAGTGCCTGGGCGAACTGGCGGCGGGGGAGAGCTACGAGATCTGCCTGACCAACCGGGTGCGGCTGCCCGCCCCCGCCGACGGCACGGCCTTCTACCGGCGGCTGCGCCGCGCCAACCCGGCCCCCTACGCGGCGCTGCTGCACCTGGGGGAGACCGCCGTGTACAGCGCCTCCCCGGAGCGCTTCCTGCGCGTGGGGTGGGACGGCAGCGCGGAGAGCCGGCCGATCAAGGGCACCGCGCCGCGCCACGGCGACCCCGGGCGCGACGCGCGCAGCAGGGAGGCGCTGCTGCGCGACCCCAAGACGCGGGCGGAGAACCTGATGATCGTGGACCTGCTCCGCAACGACCTGGGACGGGTCTGCGAGGTGGGCAGCGTCGAGGTGCCCGCGTTCCTGGCCGTCGAGTCCTACGCCACGGTGCACCAGCTGGTCTCCACCGTCCGCGGGAGGCTGCGTCCGGACCGCTCGGCGGTGGACGCGGTCACCGCGTGCTTTCCGCCCGGTTCGATGACGGGGGCGCCCAAGAAGCGCACCATGCGGATCCTGGACCGGTTGGAGACCAGCGCCCGGGGGGTGTACTCGGGGGCGCTGGGCTACCTGTCGTACTCGGGGACGGCCGACCTGAGCGTGGTGATCCGCGCGGCCGTGCGCCACGGCGGGGAGCTGACGGTGGGTGCGGGAGGCGCGGTCGTGCTCGACTCGGTGCCGGAGCGCGAGCACGACGAGATGCTGCTCAAGGCGGCCGTTCCGCTGCGGGCCCTGGAACGGCGGGAGCCCGCCCCGGCTCACCACCGGGACGGGCTCGGGGGCCGGTGA
- a CDS encoding MerR family transcriptional regulator, translating into MQIGEVAERTGLSLRTIRYYGEVGLVEPSARSRGGFRLYTESDVARLLLIKRMKPLGFSLEETRDLLDTLDRLESGAADEGERAELTARLDRFEEAVEARCAALREQLAMAEEFGDRLRERRAATVGRPRA; encoded by the coding sequence ATGCAGATCGGCGAGGTGGCCGAACGCACGGGCCTGTCGCTGCGCACGATCCGCTACTACGGCGAGGTGGGCCTGGTCGAGCCGTCCGCGCGGTCCAGGGGAGGTTTCCGCCTCTACACCGAGTCCGACGTGGCGCGGCTGCTGCTGATCAAGCGGATGAAGCCGCTGGGGTTCAGCCTGGAGGAGACCCGCGACCTGCTGGACACCCTCGACCGGCTCGAATCCGGTGCGGCCGACGAGGGGGAGCGCGCCGAACTGACCGCGCGGCTCGACCGGTTCGAGGAGGCGGTCGAGGCGCGCTGCGCCGCGCTGCGCGAGCAGCTGGCCATGGCGGAGGAGTTCGGCGACCGGCTGCGCGAGCGGCGCGCTGCCACCGTCGGCCGGCCCCGCGCGTGA
- a CDS encoding SulP family inorganic anion transporter, whose protein sequence is MNLPRVLRLRRRPALPPLSTVRTEVLAGLVVALALIPEAISFSIIAGVDPSVGLFASFTMAVVISVVGGRPAMISAATGAIALVVAPLAREYGLGHLVAVVILGGIVQVALGTLGVAKLMRFVPRSVMVGFVNSLAVLIFLAQVPELRDVPWIVYPLVLAALAIMVLFPRLTRAVPAPLVSIAALTALTVGAGLAVPTVGDKGALPSSLPTPGLPDVPLTLDTLTLLAPYALAFALVGLMESLMTAKLVDDITDTPSNKTREAVGQGIANIVTGCFGGMGGCAMIGQTMINVRASGARTRLSTFLAGVFLMVLCIVFGPWVSQIPMAALVAVMITVSVSTFDWHSVAPATLRRMPVGETLVMAVTVAVVVATHNLAVGVIVGVVTATVVFARRVAHLVEVSSVPDPDGRHTVYAVTGELFFASSNDLADRFDYANDPGHVIIDLSGAHIWDASSVAALDAVAAKYADRGTTVEIVGLNPHSARIHRALTGELVAGH, encoded by the coding sequence TTGAACCTCCCACGAGTTCTCCGGCTGCGCCGGCGACCCGCCCTTCCTCCGCTGTCCACGGTACGCACCGAGGTCCTGGCGGGTCTCGTCGTCGCGCTCGCGCTGATCCCCGAGGCGATCTCGTTCTCGATCATCGCCGGAGTCGACCCCAGCGTCGGCCTGTTCGCCTCCTTCACCATGGCCGTGGTCATCTCCGTGGTGGGCGGCCGTCCCGCGATGATCTCCGCGGCGACCGGAGCGATCGCGCTGGTCGTGGCGCCGCTGGCCCGCGAGTACGGGCTGGGCCACCTCGTCGCCGTGGTCATCCTCGGCGGGATCGTCCAGGTCGCCCTCGGCACGCTCGGGGTGGCGAAGCTGATGCGGTTCGTCCCCCGGTCGGTCATGGTCGGCTTCGTCAACTCGCTGGCCGTCCTCATCTTCCTGGCCCAGGTCCCCGAACTGCGCGACGTCCCCTGGATCGTCTACCCGCTGGTCCTGGCCGCGCTGGCGATCATGGTCCTCTTCCCGCGGCTGACCAGGGCCGTCCCCGCCCCGCTGGTGTCCATCGCGGCGCTGACCGCGCTGACGGTCGGCGCCGGCCTGGCCGTCCCCACGGTCGGCGACAAGGGGGCCCTACCCTCCTCCCTGCCGACGCCGGGCCTGCCCGACGTGCCGCTCACCCTGGACACCCTCACCCTCCTCGCCCCCTACGCGCTCGCGTTCGCGCTGGTGGGCCTCATGGAGTCGCTGATGACGGCCAAGCTCGTGGACGACATCACCGACACCCCCTCCAACAAGACCCGCGAGGCCGTCGGCCAGGGCATCGCCAACATCGTCACCGGCTGCTTCGGCGGCATGGGCGGCTGCGCGATGATCGGGCAGACCATGATCAACGTCAGGGCCTCGGGCGCCCGCACCCGGCTGTCGACGTTCCTCGCCGGAGTGTTCCTGATGGTGCTGTGCATCGTCTTCGGCCCGTGGGTCTCCCAGATCCCCATGGCCGCCCTGGTCGCCGTGATGATCACCGTGTCGGTCTCGACCTTCGACTGGCACTCCGTCGCCCCGGCGACACTGCGCCGGATGCCGGTCGGCGAGACCCTGGTCATGGCGGTCACCGTGGCGGTCGTGGTGGCCACCCACAACCTCGCCGTCGGCGTCATCGTCGGCGTCGTCACCGCCACGGTCGTCTTCGCCCGCCGCGTCGCCCACCTGGTCGAGGTCTCCTCAGTGCCCGACCCCGACGGCCGGCACACCGTCTACGCGGTCACCGGCGAACTGTTCTTCGCCTCCAGCAACGACCTGGCCGACCGGTTCGACTACGCCAACGACCCCGGCCACGTCATCATCGACCTGTCCGGCGCGCACATCTGGGACGCCTCCTCCGTGGCGGCGCTCGACGCGGTCGCCGCCAAGTACGCCGACCGCGGCACGACCGTGGAGATCGTCGGCCTCAACCCGCACAGCGCCCGCATCCACCGCGCCCTCACCGGCGAACTGGTCGCAGGCCACTGA
- a CDS encoding sugar porter family MFS transporter, with the protein MAEAPGSGVSIAHVVMIAAAAAMGGFLFGYDSAVINGAVSAIQETFQVGPTVTGFTVAAALIGSAVGAAIAGALADRIGRIRVMQVAAVLFAASAVGSALPFTVWDLAWWRVVGGVAIGIASVIAPTYIAEVSPPAFRGRLASLQQLAIVLGIATSQLVNYGLAAMADGSALGRIGPLQAWQWMLGIEVLPALLYFVLSLVIPESPRHLVRIGRDEQARRVLAEVEGGDVAGRVHEIRRALGRERRPHLRDLRGRYGLLGIVWIGMALSAFQQLVGINVIFYYSASLWQSVGIAETDSLLLSLFTSVVNIIGTFVAIGLVDRVGRRPLLLVGSAGMAVALAVTAFAFNHARGSGENVVLPPEWALTALASASTFVLFFALSWGVVTWVLLGEMFPLRIRAAAMAVATATQWIANWLVTITFPPLSDWNLPATYLVYTTFALLSFVFVLRFIPETKGRTLESMDELAGR; encoded by the coding sequence ATGGCTGAGGCCCCCGGCAGCGGGGTGAGCATCGCCCACGTGGTGATGATCGCGGCGGCCGCGGCGATGGGCGGATTCCTGTTCGGATACGACAGCGCCGTCATCAACGGCGCGGTGAGCGCGATCCAGGAGACCTTCCAGGTCGGCCCCACCGTGACCGGGTTCACGGTGGCGGCGGCCCTGATCGGCTCCGCCGTGGGCGCCGCGATCGCGGGGGCCCTGGCCGACCGGATCGGCCGGATCAGGGTCATGCAGGTCGCGGCGGTGCTGTTCGCGGCCAGCGCCGTCGGCTCCGCGCTGCCCTTCACCGTCTGGGACCTGGCCTGGTGGCGGGTGGTCGGCGGGGTGGCGATCGGTATCGCCTCGGTGATCGCCCCCACCTACATCGCCGAGGTGTCCCCGCCCGCGTTCCGCGGCCGCCTCGCCTCGCTGCAGCAGTTGGCGATCGTCCTCGGCATCGCCACCTCCCAGCTGGTCAACTACGGGCTGGCCGCCATGGCCGACGGCAGCGCCCTGGGCCGCATCGGCCCGTTGCAGGCCTGGCAGTGGATGCTCGGCATCGAGGTGCTGCCCGCGCTCCTGTACTTCGTGCTGTCGCTGGTCATCCCCGAATCGCCGCGCCACCTGGTGCGCATCGGCCGCGACGAGCAGGCGCGCCGGGTGCTCGCCGAGGTCGAGGGCGGCGACGTGGCCGGACGCGTCCACGAGATCCGCCGCGCCCTCGGCCGGGAACGCCGCCCCCACCTGCGCGACCTGCGCGGCCGCTACGGACTGCTGGGCATCGTCTGGATCGGCATGGCGCTGTCGGCGTTCCAGCAGCTGGTCGGCATCAACGTGATCTTCTACTACTCGGCGTCGCTGTGGCAGTCGGTGGGCATCGCCGAGACCGACTCGCTGCTGCTGAGCCTGTTCACCTCCGTCGTCAACATCATCGGCACCTTCGTCGCCATCGGCCTGGTGGACCGGGTGGGCCGCAGGCCGCTGCTGCTGGTCGGATCAGCGGGCATGGCCGTGGCGCTGGCCGTGACCGCGTTCGCGTTCAACCACGCCCGGGGCAGCGGGGAGAACGTGGTGCTGCCGCCGGAGTGGGCGCTGACGGCCCTGGCCTCGGCCAGCACGTTCGTGCTGTTCTTCGCCCTGTCGTGGGGCGTGGTCACCTGGGTGCTGCTGGGAGAGATGTTCCCGCTGCGCATCCGTGCGGCCGCCATGGCCGTGGCCACCGCCACCCAGTGGATCGCCAACTGGCTGGTGACCATCACCTTCCCGCCGCTGAGCGACTGGAACCTGCCGGCCACCTACCTGGTCTACACGACGTTCGCGCTGCTGTCCTTCGTGTTCGTGCTCCGGTTCATCCCGGAGACGAAGGGACGCACCCTGGAGTCGATGGACGAGCTCGCGGGACGCTGA
- a CDS encoding NAD(P)/FAD-dependent oxidoreductase, whose protein sequence is MDRHRIVVVGAGYAGLAAARTAAARTRPDQVEVTVVNPHGYFVERVRMHQVAAGQPAPVHPLAETLAGTGVGLVVARVHRLDPEARTVHATAADGPLTLTYDTLVHAPGSTTDTTTVPGVAEHAHTLAELDTARRTADRVARSRTPRIAVVGGGLTGVETAAELAETHPGARVLLLTRDRLAPGVSRRGRGHLRRVLHRIGVDVREHTDVTAVHAHGLDLADGTALRTDVVVWAAGFRAPVLAAEAGIAVDERGRVVVDATQRSVSHADVYAVGDAARAAGPDGRALRMACATGLPMGTAAGRAIAARLAGRPAPPLRFRYRIRCVSLGWRDGLVQFVDADDAPREVVLTGRPAALVKEAVVRGAALTARRLSGPSARRRCAPGGERSQTRV, encoded by the coding sequence ATGGACCGACACCGGATCGTGGTCGTCGGAGCGGGGTACGCGGGACTCGCCGCGGCCCGCACGGCGGCCGCGCGCACCCGACCCGACCAGGTCGAGGTGACCGTCGTCAACCCCCACGGCTACTTCGTCGAACGTGTCCGGATGCACCAGGTCGCCGCGGGGCAGCCCGCCCCCGTGCACCCCCTGGCCGAGACGCTGGCGGGGACGGGCGTCGGACTCGTCGTCGCCCGGGTGCACCGCCTCGACCCCGAGGCGCGGACCGTGCACGCCACCGCGGCCGACGGTCCGCTCACCCTCACCTACGACACCCTGGTCCACGCCCCGGGCAGCACCACCGACACCACGACGGTGCCCGGCGTCGCCGAGCACGCCCACACCCTCGCCGAACTGGACACGGCACGAAGGACCGCCGATCGCGTCGCCCGCTCGCGCACCCCCCGGATCGCGGTCGTCGGTGGCGGACTCACCGGGGTCGAGACGGCCGCGGAACTCGCCGAGACACACCCCGGAGCCCGGGTGCTGCTGCTCACCCGGGACCGGCTCGCCCCCGGGGTGTCCCGACGCGGCCGGGGACACCTGCGTCGCGTCCTGCACCGGATCGGCGTGGACGTGCGCGAACACACCGACGTCACCGCGGTGCACGCGCACGGCCTGGACCTGGCCGACGGCACCGCGCTGCGGACCGACGTCGTGGTGTGGGCCGCCGGGTTCCGGGCTCCCGTCCTGGCGGCCGAGGCGGGCATCGCCGTGGACGAGCGCGGCCGCGTCGTCGTCGACGCCACCCAGCGCTCGGTGTCCCACGCGGACGTCTACGCGGTCGGCGACGCCGCCCGGGCCGCGGGACCGGACGGCCGTGCGCTGCGCATGGCCTGTGCCACCGGGCTGCCCATGGGCACGGCGGCCGGACGCGCGATCGCCGCACGGCTGGCGGGGCGGCCCGCGCCGCCGCTGCGCTTCCGCTACCGCATCCGGTGTGTGAGTCTGGGGTGGCGCGACGGCCTCGTCCAGTTCGTCGACGCCGACGACGCCCCACGCGAGGTGGTGCTGACCGGACGGCCCGCCGCCCTGGTCAAGGAGGCCGTGGTGCGCGGCGCCGCGCTGACCGCGCGCCGCCTGTCCGGGCCGTCCGCGCGCCGCCGCTGCGCGCCGGGGGGTGAGCGCTCCCAGACGCGTGTGTAA
- a CDS encoding RNA polymerase sigma-70 factor, translated as MTADTGRAAEFERHRGRLFALAYRMLGSAAEAEDAVQDAYLRWHTADRDAVAVPAAWLTRVLTNLCVNRLASARARRESYPGPWLPEPVLTAGTSAAGAAPLGPLETVEQRESVSFALLSLMERLTPVERAVFVLREAFGHSHREVAGILGTTEEACRQAHRRARQRLGAKRRFEPPSQRWRETVRRFLEAARGGDLAELERMLAEDVVSWSDGGGRATAARRPVRGRAAVLRLFGGLLRQRTADHGLHVVEVNGEPALLVLLAGEPAGVLVPEAHDGRIAVARTVVNPDKLAFLAAQLAHTPPAEK; from the coding sequence ATGACCGCCGACACCGGCCGGGCGGCCGAGTTCGAGAGGCACAGGGGGCGGCTCTTCGCCCTGGCCTATCGGATGCTGGGGTCGGCCGCGGAGGCCGAGGACGCGGTCCAGGACGCCTACCTGCGCTGGCACACCGCCGACCGCGATGCCGTCGCCGTGCCCGCGGCCTGGCTGACCCGGGTGCTCACCAACCTGTGCGTCAACCGGCTCGCCTCGGCCCGGGCGCGGCGGGAGAGCTATCCGGGGCCGTGGCTGCCCGAGCCCGTGCTCACCGCCGGGACGTCGGCGGCCGGTGCGGCGCCGCTGGGTCCCCTGGAGACCGTGGAGCAGCGCGAGTCCGTCTCGTTCGCGCTGCTGAGCCTGATGGAGCGGCTCACTCCCGTGGAGCGCGCGGTGTTCGTGCTGCGGGAGGCGTTCGGGCACAGCCATCGCGAGGTCGCCGGGATCCTGGGGACCACCGAGGAGGCGTGCCGCCAGGCGCACCGGCGGGCGCGGCAGCGGCTCGGCGCGAAACGACGGTTCGAGCCGCCGTCGCAGCGTTGGCGGGAGACCGTGCGGCGTTTTCTGGAGGCGGCCCGCGGCGGTGACCTCGCGGAACTGGAGCGGATGCTGGCCGAGGACGTCGTCTCCTGGAGCGACGGCGGGGGCAGGGCCACCGCGGCGCGGCGGCCCGTCCGCGGCCGGGCCGCGGTACTGCGGCTGTTCGGGGGACTGCTGCGGCAGCGCACCGCCGACCACGGGCTCCACGTGGTCGAGGTCAACGGGGAGCCCGCGCTGCTCGTGCTGTTGGCGGGCGAGCCGGCGGGGGTGCTCGTCCCCGAGGCACACGACGGCCGGATCGCGGTGGCCCGCACCGTCGTCAACCCCGACAAGCTCGCCTTTCTCGCGGCGCAACTCGCGCACACCCCACCCGCGGAAAAGTGA
- a CDS encoding GNAT family N-acetyltransferase: MGVIVEATSWDDPVGVRLRQEQEAEIIRRYGTDLEHGPKPSSSDVDVFLLARDAETAVSVGCGALRRLDEVTYEIKRMYVTPAWRGRRIGEVLLRALEEAAVSRGALRMRLEAGARQPEALRLYERCGYQRIERFGHYVNCAASICFERVLVSSAA, translated from the coding sequence GTGGGAGTGATCGTAGAAGCCACAAGCTGGGACGACCCCGTGGGCGTGAGACTGCGCCAGGAACAGGAAGCGGAGATCATCAGAAGGTACGGAACCGACCTGGAACACGGCCCGAAACCCTCGTCCTCGGACGTGGACGTGTTCCTGCTCGCCCGCGACGCCGAGACGGCCGTGTCGGTGGGCTGCGGCGCCCTGCGCCGCCTGGACGAGGTGACCTACGAGATCAAGCGCATGTACGTCACCCCCGCCTGGCGGGGGCGCCGCATCGGGGAGGTCCTGCTGCGCGCCCTGGAGGAGGCGGCCGTCAGCCGGGGGGCGCTGCGCATGCGCCTGGAGGCGGGCGCCCGGCAGCCCGAGGCGCTGCGGCTGTACGAACGGTGCGGCTACCAGCGGATCGAACGGTTCGGACACTACGTGAACTGCGCGGCGAGTATCTGCTTCGAGCGGGTCCTGGTGTCCTCCGCGGCGTGA
- a CDS encoding histone deacetylase, which produces MTVSPGRVWYASYGANMAAHRLDRYLRGGRPPGGTRANPGCRDRTPPARRRAVWIGGGVYFALESPMWGGGLAVYDPDLPTVTPARAHLVTVSQFSDIAAQEMYRQPGTDVDMGALLAAGRLRLGPGRYELLVVLGALDGLPLVTLAAPWPMAAVRPVPPAAAYLRTIGAGLAEAHGWPAGRIAAHLAGLPGARERWTPGEVAALPGGGPAAGTG; this is translated from the coding sequence GTGACCGTGTCGCCCGGGCGCGTCTGGTACGCCAGTTACGGCGCGAACATGGCCGCGCACCGGCTCGACCGCTACCTGCGGGGCGGCCGTCCCCCCGGTGGGACGCGAGCCAACCCCGGTTGCCGCGACCGCACCCCGCCCGCCCGACGACGCGCGGTGTGGATCGGCGGCGGCGTGTACTTCGCGCTGGAGTCGCCGATGTGGGGCGGCGGACTGGCGGTGTACGACCCGGACCTGCCCACGGTGACGCCCGCCCGCGCGCACCTGGTCACCGTCTCCCAGTTCAGTGACATCGCCGCACAGGAGATGTACCGGCAACCGGGAACCGACGTGGACATGGGAGCGCTCCTGGCCGCGGGACGGCTGCGGTTGGGACCGGGACGCTACGAGCTGCTGGTGGTGCTGGGGGCCCTGGACGGCCTGCCCCTGGTGACGCTGGCCGCGCCGTGGCCGATGGCCGCGGTGCGGCCGGTCCCGCCCGCCGCCGCCTACCTGCGCACGATCGGCGCGGGCCTCGCCGAGGCGCACGGCTGGCCCGCCGGGCGGATCGCCGCCCACCTCGCCGGTCTTCCCGGCGCGCGGGAGAGGTGGACGCCCGGTGAGGTCGCCGCCCTGCCGGGCGGCGGCCCCGCCGCAGGGACCGGCTGA
- a CDS encoding class I SAM-dependent DNA methyltransferase produces MEDPDGYFGEAVAATYDESTADRSTPEAVDPVVDVLERLAGGGRALELGVGTGRIALPLARRGVPVHSIDLSRAMVARMRAKPGGDTVGVTIGDFATTRVPGTFSVVYLVFNTITNLTTQDAQVDCFRNAADHLEPGGCFVIEVSVPDLRRLPEGQSVVPFHVSPTRWAFDHYDVATQAMSSVYVEVVDGRGECRSFPFRYVWPAELDLMARIAGLRLRHRWEDWTGRPFTSDSRQHVSVWEKPAD; encoded by the coding sequence ATGGAAGACCCGGACGGTTACTTCGGAGAAGCGGTCGCGGCGACCTACGACGAGTCGACGGCGGACAGGTCCACACCCGAGGCCGTGGATCCCGTGGTCGACGTGCTGGAACGCCTGGCCGGCGGCGGCCGGGCCCTGGAACTGGGCGTCGGGACGGGACGGATCGCGCTGCCGCTGGCGCGCCGCGGCGTCCCGGTCCACAGCATCGACCTGTCGCGGGCGATGGTCGCCCGGATGCGCGCCAAACCGGGCGGCGACACGGTCGGCGTGACCATCGGAGACTTCGCCACGACCCGGGTACCGGGGACGTTCTCCGTCGTCTACCTGGTCTTCAACACCATCACGAACCTGACGACGCAGGACGCGCAGGTGGACTGCTTCCGCAACGCCGCCGACCACCTGGAGCCCGGGGGATGCTTCGTCATCGAGGTGAGCGTCCCCGACCTGCGGAGGCTGCCGGAGGGGCAGAGCGTCGTGCCGTTCCACGTGAGCCCCACCCGCTGGGCGTTCGACCACTACGACGTCGCCACCCAGGCGATGAGCTCCGTCTACGTCGAGGTCGTCGACGGGCGCGGCGAGTGCCGGTCCTTCCCCTTCCGGTACGTGTGGCCCGCAGAGCTCGACCTGATGGCGCGCATCGCCGGACTGCGGCTGCGCCACCGGTGGGAGGACTGGACGGGACGACCGTTCACCAGCGACAGCCGCCAGCACGTGTCGGTCTGGGAGAAGCCCGCCGACTGA
- a CDS encoding NAD(P)/FAD-dependent oxidoreductase, with protein sequence MRVIVVGGGIVGASAAFHLARRGVATTLVDAGHRGRATPAGAGVVFPWPLPWDPAPLRAFTLAAAAHYPDLMAELADDGHATGYQVVAGMSVSADPAVADREHALLDQLAARPGHAGPARARRLARGEPARRVPVLPDHLEGVGFDGMARLDGRLARGALVDAAEERGLRRIGGDAELLGDGTRVTGVRVGGEDLHADAVVVAAGAWTARLLAPFGVRVPVFPVRGQIAHVALPTTDTRDWPVVRFADHDRFMVAFPPNRVVLNATSEPEAGFDHRVTVAGLRQVLADAVETAPGLAEATVLETRVGFRPGSRDGLPLLGPVESLAGVVVATGLGHSGLTLGPCQGALAARLAVGEEAEVDLAAFRPDRPGTPAR encoded by the coding sequence ATGCGGGTGATCGTGGTGGGCGGGGGAATCGTCGGAGCGAGCGCGGCCTTCCACCTGGCCCGGCGCGGTGTGGCGACCACACTGGTCGACGCGGGCCACCGCGGCCGCGCCACCCCGGCGGGCGCCGGGGTGGTCTTCCCCTGGCCGCTCCCGTGGGACCCCGCGCCGCTGCGCGCGTTCACGCTGGCGGCGGCCGCGCACTATCCGGACCTCATGGCGGAGCTGGCCGACGACGGGCACGCCACCGGCTACCAGGTCGTGGCCGGGATGTCGGTGAGCGCCGACCCCGCCGTGGCCGACCGGGAGCACGCCCTGCTCGACCAGCTGGCCGCCCGGCCCGGCCACGCGGGCCCCGCACGGGCGCGGCGGCTCGCACGGGGCGAACCCGCGCGACGGGTCCCCGTCCTGCCCGATCACCTGGAGGGCGTGGGCTTCGACGGCATGGCGCGGCTGGACGGCCGTCTGGCCCGCGGCGCCCTCGTCGACGCCGCCGAGGAGCGCGGCCTGCGCCGTATCGGCGGCGACGCCGAACTCCTCGGCGACGGCACCCGGGTCACCGGGGTGCGCGTGGGCGGCGAGGACCTGCACGCCGACGCCGTCGTCGTCGCGGCCGGGGCGTGGACGGCGCGCCTGCTGGCCCCGTTCGGCGTGCGGGTGCCGGTGTTCCCGGTCCGCGGCCAGATCGCGCACGTCGCCCTGCCGACGACGGACACCCGCGACTGGCCCGTGGTGCGCTTCGCCGACCACGACCGGTTCATGGTCGCGTTCCCCCCGAACCGGGTCGTGCTCAACGCCACCAGCGAACCGGAGGCGGGCTTCGACCACCGGGTGACCGTGGCAGGCCTGCGGCAGGTCCTCGCCGACGCCGTCGAGACGGCCCCGGGACTGGCGGAGGCCACCGTGCTGGAGACCCGGGTCGGGTTCCGGCCGGGCAGCCGCGACGGCCTGCCGCTCCTCGGCCCGGTCGAGTCGCTGGCGGGGGTGGTCGTCGCCACCGGCCTGGGCCACTCCGGGCTCACCCTCGGCCCCTGCCAGGGCGCGCTCGCCGCCCGCCTGGCCGTGGGGGAGGAGGCGGAAGTCGACCTGGCGGCGTTCCGTCCGGACCGCCCCGGAACGCCGGCCCGGTGA